The Sediminispirochaeta smaragdinae DSM 11293 genome has a segment encoding these proteins:
- a CDS encoding flagellar filament outer layer protein FlaA: MKRFGILLGIMLLAVSFSLYAEESVLIDFSTLTADLEDGNNEATIVDFSGKAGVGYTDEEKQLMKTSLAIENWDVDLASSSQTVTNEKLSYTKEAPVSEQASKFAGETVMGVRIHFPEEPFNSYAVIKPPFEIPGYMRKTQLQADGTLVEDETDREGSKFDSYGVVKNVGAIKSIAVDVYGSNFPNGLGIILKDEKGEERTMFLDYMDFNGWRTLGWVNPNYISDVRNRELHKYPLYPRTTPMRRLVGFIVYKDAAQEGGDIITYIKDAKVTYDLAVIPGTGDIDNEALWGILDSRESSRRTAEWRRLGEIQVLRALEARKIHQDSSESAAPAATTNP; the protein is encoded by the coding sequence ATGAAACGATTCGGAATTCTTCTCGGCATCATGCTTTTGGCAGTGAGTTTCTCACTTTATGCGGAAGAATCGGTTCTCATCGATTTTTCTACTTTGACAGCCGATCTTGAAGATGGCAACAATGAAGCAACAATAGTTGATTTTTCCGGTAAAGCGGGTGTCGGTTATACCGATGAGGAAAAGCAGTTGATGAAGACTTCTCTTGCTATTGAGAATTGGGATGTCGATCTGGCCTCTTCTTCCCAGACTGTAACGAACGAAAAGCTTTCCTATACAAAGGAAGCCCCAGTCAGTGAGCAGGCAAGCAAGTTTGCCGGTGAAACAGTAATGGGTGTTCGTATTCATTTTCCAGAAGAGCCGTTCAACTCGTATGCGGTTATTAAACCCCCCTTTGAGATTCCCGGTTACATGCGGAAAACTCAGCTTCAGGCCGACGGAACCTTGGTCGAGGATGAGACAGATCGTGAGGGAAGCAAGTTCGACAGCTATGGTGTCGTAAAGAACGTCGGAGCCATCAAAAGCATTGCCGTAGATGTGTACGGAAGCAACTTTCCCAATGGTCTCGGTATTATTCTTAAGGATGAGAAGGGTGAAGAGAGGACGATGTTCCTTGATTACATGGATTTTAATGGTTGGCGGACCCTCGGTTGGGTAAACCCCAATTATATCTCCGATGTGAGGAACAGAGAACTTCACAAATACCCACTTTATCCTAGAACGACTCCCATGCGCAGGCTTGTCGGGTTTATCGTCTATAAGGATGCGGCCCAGGAAGGCGGTGATATCATTACCTATATCAAAGATGCGAAGGTTACTTATGACTTGGCAGTCATTCCGGGTACCGGAGATATCGATAATGAAGCCTTGTGGGGTATTCTTGATTCGAGAGAATCCTCAAGAAGGACCGCTGAATGGCGGCGTCTTGGAGAGATCCAGGTGCTGAGAGCCCTTGAGGCACGGAAGATTCATCAGGATTCCAGTGAGTCTGCAGCTCCTGCTGCTACAACAAATCCGTAA